A window from Cryptomeria japonica chromosome 1, Sugi_1.0, whole genome shotgun sequence encodes these proteins:
- the LOC131040673 gene encoding uncharacterized protein LOC131040673, translated as MLLESALKELSIDLNREIYVDNVVLEMCSPSESLSGQKTSSKESSKETQATGAVEEQSYNRTPGSVPFGWEIEPGVPRKPKAEKSESHSPLRLPPSAYTSPSSSSSRGYLTWNISPGRHHLSLADRKSPANEYDGDDESVEMDSNGEEYEYSPVSTLDRMSMSPNIDSLPSMEAEETTHNSPPPGELGSSGSSAKSCATLLWGVFPCSSKCFFVSSCKQKDKAKALSRANSVSSSDLMGVEGAHEREKEKTGMPVASALKKKSGCSGWGGMKQVRFSVEETANSNGGALSFAAAQPNELEWASYGLF; from the coding sequence ATGCTGCTGGAATCGGCTCTGAAAGAGCTATCCATCGATCTGAATCGGGAAATCTATGTAGACAATGTGGTGCTGGAAATGTGCTCTCCCAGTGAGTCCTTGAGCGGCCAGAAGACTTCTTCCAAAGAGAGCAGCAAGGAAACTCAAGCAACAGGGGCAGTGGAAGAACAGAGCTATAATAGAACTCCAGGATCTGTGCCCTTTGGATGGGAGATTGAACCAGGAGTACCCAGAAAACCAAAAGCTGAAAAATCTGAGTCCCATTCACCCCTGAGGCTCCCTCCCAGTGCCTACACAAGCCCTAGCAGCAGCAGCAGCAGGGGCTACTTAACATGGAACATTTCTCCAGGGCGCCACCATTTATCATTGGCTGACAGGAAATCCCCAGCAAATGAGTATGATGGGGATGATGAGAGCGTTGAGATGGACAGCAATGGAGAAGAATATGAGTACTCACCTGTAAGTACTCTGGACAGAATGTCAATGTCCCCAAATATTGATAGCCTTCCTTCAATGGAGGCAGAGGAAACAACCCACAATTCTCCCCCTCCTGGTGAATTGGGTTCTTCTGGAAGCAGTGCAAAGAGCTGTGCTACTCTTCTATGGGGGGTTTTCCCCTGTTCCAGCAAATGCTTCTTTGTTTCTTCTTGCAAGCAGAAAGATAAGGCGAAGGCTCTGAGCAGGGCAAATTCTGTTTCAAGCTCTGATCTGATGGGGGTTGAAGGAGCCCAtgaaagggagaaggagaagactGGTATGCCTGTAGCTAGTGCTCTGAAGAAGAAAAGTGGGTGTTCTGGTTGGGGTGGGATGAAACAGGTGCGGTTCTCTGTGGAGGAGACTGCCAATTCAAATGGAGGGGCCTTGAGTTTTGCAGCTGCCCAGCCCAATGAGCTCGAGTGGGCTTCTTATGGGCTTTTCTGA